In Osmerus mordax isolate fOsmMor3 chromosome 23, fOsmMor3.pri, whole genome shotgun sequence, one DNA window encodes the following:
- the LOC136967356 gene encoding dynein axonemal heavy chain 2-like has protein sequence MADLETARSGRSSSGKSKRSGSGKCRKGKHQGSTPAPEALVEDQEAWPADETPEGSIPVTPVIVEDVDTYTIGMRGLFKTRVSLTGVSEASWTEENDKALDKFIADSSIRIMVVYSDPFSGLRVEYAIPSQVVEQLAFFIRSSEVPILEEGFESAVQFGSVRGNATESLLRTMNGVHAPQVTLSTAWPESIKNNYSAHMHRFLTNLTDTRFKLMGNTVLYIPMEAMQYSPEVASKDKELVHRLEMVMIHWTRQIKEVLNAQETVETGDSSGPLEEISFWKSRCADLSGISQQLQKPGVRHIQATLQLCKSSYVPPFCKLAQQIQDGSLQAQSNLSFLSLLREPCEEMAQLKPREVAPKLAHVLNLIRLIWVNSDHYNTRERLTSLFRKMSNEIIRLCCRAISLDRIFQGYVVSSKQNLEDCIQCCLAWTGLYMHASQLHHRYSTKGWVLDQTSIFALVDAFVQRCKDLLEVCDCQQQFARREEGTQRPLPCFAGRQGSEVTRSLLEMEATFERSLQGLRSVSKGILDVKNTSWHDDYNRFRAGVKDLEVMMQNLISSAFDTVNTVEEGVQLLEVFQHLSAREAIKRTIDRKTVVVYALFNKQLNLVNKELSRKAFHTAAHMPQHAGQAHWARALRRRIERPMEPLPHP, from the exons ATGGCTGACCTAGAGACAGCGCGCAGTGGCCGATCGTCCTCGGGCAAGTCCAAGCGCTCCGGCTCGGGAAAGTGCCGCAAGGGCAAGCACCAGGGCTCCACCCCTGCCCCTGAGGCCCTGGTGGAGGACCAGGAGGCTTGGCCGGCAG aTGAGACTCCGGAGGGAAGTATTCCAGTAACGCCTGTGATTGTAGAAGACGTGGACACCTACACCATAGGCATG AGGGGGCTGTTTAAGACGCGGGTGTCTCTGACCGGGGTGTCCGAGGCCAGTTGGACGGAGGAGAACGACAAGGCGTTGGATAAGTTCATCGCCGACAGCTCCATCAGAATCATGGTCGTCTACTCCGACCCCTTCTCCGGACTACGGGTGGAGTACGCCATTCCGTCTCAG GTGGTGGAGCAGCTGGCCTTCTTCATCCGCTCGTCGGAGGTGCCCATCCTAGAGGAGGGCTTTGAGAGCGCCGTGCAGTTTGGCAGCGTCCGGGGCAACGCCACCGAGAGCCTGCTGCGGACGATGAACGGCGTGCACGCCCCCCAGGTGACCCTGAGCACCGCCTGGCCCGAGAGCATCAAGAACAACTACTCCGCCCACATGCACCGCTTCCTCACCAACCTCACAG aCACCAGATTCAAACTGATGGGGAACACAGTGCTGTACATCCCCATGGAGGCCATGCAGTACAGCCCTGAGGTGGCCAGCAAAGACAAGGAGCTGGTGCATAGACTGGAAA tggTGATGATCCACTGGACGCGTCAGATCAAGGAGGTGCTGAACGCCCAGGAGACGGTGGAGACGGGCGACAGCTCGGGCCCCCTGGAAGAGATCTCCTTCTGGAAGAGCCGCTGTGCTGACCTGTCCGGCATCAGCCAGCAGCTGCAGAAGCCGGGGGTCAGGCACATCCAGGCCACCCTGCAGCTCTGCAAGTCCTCCTACGTCCCCCCCTTCTGCAAGCTGGCCCAGCAGATACAG GACGGCTCCCTCCAAGCCCAGTCCAACCTGTCCTTCCTGTCCCTGCTGAGGGAGCCGTGCGAGGAGATGGCCCAGCTGAAGCCCAGGGAGGTGGCCCCCAAGCTGGCTCACGTCCTCAACCTCATACGCCTCATCTGGGTCAACTCGGACCACTACAACACCCGCGAGAGGCTCACCTCTCTGTTCCGCAAG atgaGTAATGAGATCATCCGGCTGTGCTGCAGAGCCATCTCTCTGGACAGGATCTTCCAGGGCTATGTGGTCTCCAGCAAACAGAACCTGGAAGACTGCATCCAGTGCTGCCTGGCCTGGACGGGGCTGTACATGCACGCCTCACAGCTGCACCACAG GTATTCCACCAAAGGCTGGGTCCTGGACCAGACCAGCATCTTTGCACTTGTTGATGCTTTTGTACAGAGGTGCAAAGACTTGCTGGAg gtgTGTGACTGCCAGCAGCAGTTTGCCCGGCGAGAGGAGGGCACTCAGAGGCCCCTGCCCTGCTTCGCCGGGCGTCAGGGGTCCGAGGTCACCCGCAGCCTGCTGGAGATGGAGGCCACCTTCGAGCGCAGCCTCCAGGGGCTACGCTCCGTCTCCAAGGGCATCCTGGACGTCAAGAACACCTCCTGGCACGACGACTACAACAG gttCCGTGCAGGGGTGAAGGATCTGGAGGTGATGATGCAGAACCTGATCAGCTCAGCCTTTGATACAGTGAACACAGTGGAGGAAGGAGTTCAGCTGCTTGAAGTCTTCCAACACCTGTCTGCCcgagag gCCATCAAGAGGACCATAGACAGGAAGACGGTGGTGGTGTACGCTCTGTTCAACAAGCAGCTCAACCTGGTGAACAAGGAGCTGAGCAGGAAGGCCTTCCACACGGCGGCACACATGCCCCAGCACGCCGGCCAGGCCCACTGGGCCCGCGCCCTCCGCAGACGCATCGAGAGGCCCAtggag cccctgccccacccctgA